One window of Bifidobacterium pseudocatenulatum DSM 20438 = JCM 1200 = LMG 10505 genomic DNA carries:
- a CDS encoding YhbY family RNA-binding protein, translated as MALTKKQVKQLRGLATKLNPLIQVGKNDLSENAIKQADETIEKRELIKCSVLDGSGLTAKEAGEGLAEELNAELVQVIGNRFVLYRRSHRDDVEHIRLVRE; from the coding sequence ATGGCATTAACCAAGAAGCAGGTCAAGCAGCTGCGAGGCCTGGCCACCAAGCTCAATCCGCTCATCCAGGTCGGCAAGAACGATCTGAGCGAAAACGCCATCAAGCAGGCGGACGAAACCATCGAAAAGCGTGAGCTCATCAAGTGCTCCGTGCTCGACGGATCCGGTCTGACCGCCAAGGAAGCAGGCGAGGGATTGGCTGAAGAACTGAACGCGGAACTCGTGCAGGTCATCGGCAACCGTTTCGTGCTCTACCGCCGCTCCCATCGCGACGACGTGGAACATATCCGCCTCGTACGCGAATAA
- a CDS encoding ECF transporter S component translates to MEETGLNMSVSSPNNTQNNDAEIASESMTRPDNAHSTGVADSGRWSTKRIAMYALFVALSMAVSFVEFPIVPGVEWLKYDPSGIVSLVAGFAYGPAAAVIVSVLGFLPHLFTNPWGTLMAVLVALALSVPAALIYRRNKTRKGAVIGIIVGAIAALAMAIVGNIIVTPFYAHMTTAQVVALIVPALLPFNALKFTIHGVVTFLIYKPISNLLNR, encoded by the coding sequence ATGGAAGAAACGGGGCTCAACATGAGTGTATCCTCACCAAACAATACCCAAAACAACGACGCCGAAATCGCCAGCGAAAGCATGACGCGCCCCGACAACGCGCATTCCACAGGCGTGGCCGACTCTGGACGCTGGTCCACCAAACGCATCGCCATGTATGCGCTGTTCGTGGCGCTGTCGATGGCCGTCAGCTTTGTGGAATTTCCCATTGTGCCAGGCGTTGAATGGCTGAAATATGATCCATCCGGCATTGTCAGCCTGGTGGCAGGTTTCGCCTACGGGCCAGCGGCGGCGGTAATCGTCAGCGTGCTTGGTTTCCTGCCGCACCTGTTTACCAACCCATGGGGCACGCTTATGGCCGTGCTCGTGGCTTTGGCATTATCCGTGCCGGCAGCACTGATCTACCGCAGGAACAAGACCCGCAAAGGCGCGGTCATCGGCATCATCGTCGGTGCGATCGCAGCCTTGGCGATGGCGATTGTGGGCAATATAATCGTCACACCGTTCTACGCGCATATGACCACCGCACAGGTCGTGGCATTGATCGTGCCGGCGCTTCTGCCGTTCAACGCGTTGAAATTCACCATCCATGGCGTGGTCACCTTCCTGATCTACAAGCCGATCTCCAACCTGTTGAACCGCTGA
- a CDS encoding D-2-hydroxyacid dehydrogenase: protein MGIWNDRKLIVNCLPLTESERAQFIRAAKDIPQEFVGDSTQRGSMSWTAAVPEELKAKATAVIGNIAPEECAQCPKLEWLQTWSAGVDKYQRPGILQPGSMLTNATGAYGQSVSEHMFAMMWAIMKNLHIYAASNPNAMWQDAGRAVSPNGKTALVIGTGDIGSHFARLCKNVGMTTIGIRRNPAVEAPGVDHIVGFESLDDVLQYADVIAMCVPSTSTTYHLLNAERIASLKPDAIIINAGRGNAIESQALADALAEGRIRGAALDVTEPEPLPANSPLWCEPKCLITPHVAGGNHLEITERSIISIALGNVRCYANGQSLDNRMPIKS, encoded by the coding sequence ATGGGAATATGGAACGACCGCAAATTGATCGTCAACTGCCTGCCGTTGACCGAATCCGAACGTGCGCAATTCATACGTGCTGCGAAAGACATACCACAGGAATTCGTCGGCGATTCGACCCAACGGGGAAGCATGAGCTGGACCGCCGCAGTACCGGAGGAGCTCAAAGCCAAAGCCACCGCGGTCATCGGCAACATCGCGCCCGAGGAATGCGCGCAGTGCCCCAAACTCGAATGGCTTCAAACTTGGAGCGCCGGCGTCGACAAATACCAGCGACCCGGCATCCTGCAGCCCGGATCCATGCTCACCAATGCCACCGGAGCCTACGGACAAAGCGTCTCCGAACACATGTTCGCCATGATGTGGGCCATCATGAAGAACCTGCACATCTATGCGGCAAGCAACCCGAATGCCATGTGGCAAGACGCGGGCCGCGCCGTCAGCCCCAACGGAAAAACGGCGCTCGTCATCGGAACCGGCGACATCGGATCACACTTCGCACGACTCTGCAAAAACGTCGGAATGACAACCATTGGCATTCGCCGTAATCCCGCCGTCGAAGCGCCGGGCGTCGACCATATCGTAGGATTCGAGTCCCTCGACGACGTGCTGCAATACGCCGATGTGATCGCCATGTGCGTACCATCCACTTCGACAACGTACCACCTGCTCAATGCGGAACGCATCGCATCTCTCAAACCTGACGCCATCATCATCAACGCGGGCCGCGGCAACGCCATTGAAAGTCAGGCGCTTGCCGACGCGCTCGCGGAAGGACGAATCCGTGGTGCCGCGCTCGATGTGACCGAACCGGAACCGCTGCCGGCCAACTCGCCGCTGTGGTGCGAGCCGAAATGCCTCATCACCCCACATGTGGCGGGAGGCAACCATCTTGAGATCACCGAACGCAGTATCATCTCCATTGCATTAGGCAACGTCCGCTGCTACGCCAACGGTCAGTCGCTCGACAATCGCATGCCCATCAAAAGCTGA
- the dtd gene encoding D-aminoacyl-tRNA deacylase, which yields MRIVLQKVGEGSVDVVDETSGEVDTTFEPQHIGIGYVLLAGVEDTDGAKQIDWLARKIANLRVFEDENGKMNRSIHDVNGSVLSISQFTLYANVRKGNRPSFVKAGAPAHAEQTWHGFNDALRVQGLEVKEGRFGSHMRVRLANDGPATIIFDTDELGV from the coding sequence GTATTGCAGAAGGTCGGCGAAGGATCCGTCGACGTGGTCGACGAGACAAGCGGAGAAGTCGACACCACATTCGAACCACAGCATATAGGCATCGGCTATGTGCTGCTTGCCGGAGTGGAAGACACGGACGGAGCGAAACAAATCGACTGGCTTGCCCGCAAAATCGCCAACCTGCGCGTCTTCGAAGACGAGAACGGCAAAATGAACCGTTCCATCCACGACGTGAACGGCAGTGTGCTGTCCATCTCCCAATTCACGCTATACGCGAACGTGCGCAAAGGCAACCGCCCAAGCTTCGTGAAAGCCGGAGCGCCCGCGCACGCCGAACAGACATGGCACGGATTCAACGACGCCCTGCGCGTGCAAGGACTCGAAGTAAAAGAAGGACGATTCGGCTCCCACATGCGCGTGCGGCTCGCCAACGACGGTCCGGCCACCATCATCTTTGATACCGACGAACTCGGCGTCTGA
- a CDS encoding potassium channel family protein: protein MTLNKWRRATEWFMTALALVFLFAYSWEVLARTHILLCEMVINIIWMVFIADCVVSILLAEDKKTWFKDNLLMLVSIALPVFRPLRLLRLVAVLNVLNRTGGMAVRGRITLYTCCSVTLLMYIGALAELDVERGVPGASITDFGEAIWWSFVTVTTVGYGDLSPVTWQGRCIAIGLMITGVALIGIVTATLASWIVDRVRDETDKRADEAESETEQLRHNVRELTDTVNQLRDDIAQLRRL from the coding sequence ATGACATTGAACAAATGGCGTCGTGCGACGGAATGGTTCATGACGGCATTGGCGTTGGTGTTCCTGTTCGCGTATTCGTGGGAAGTTCTGGCGAGGACGCATATCCTGTTGTGTGAAATGGTGATCAACATCATCTGGATGGTGTTCATCGCCGACTGCGTCGTTTCGATCCTGCTGGCAGAAGATAAGAAAACTTGGTTCAAAGACAATCTGCTGATGCTGGTGTCCATCGCATTGCCCGTCTTCAGGCCGTTGAGACTGCTGCGTCTGGTGGCAGTGCTCAACGTGCTCAATCGTACCGGTGGCATGGCGGTGCGTGGGCGCATCACACTGTACACATGCTGCAGCGTGACACTACTGATGTATATCGGCGCCCTTGCCGAATTGGATGTGGAACGTGGGGTTCCGGGCGCTTCCATCACCGATTTCGGTGAAGCGATATGGTGGTCGTTCGTGACCGTCACCACAGTCGGCTATGGCGATTTGTCCCCGGTGACATGGCAGGGAAGATGCATCGCCATCGGACTGATGATAACCGGCGTTGCCCTGATCGGCATCGTCACCGCGACGCTGGCTTCATGGATTGTCGACCGTGTTCGTGACGAGACCGACAAGCGTGCGGATGAGGCGGAATCGGAAACGGAACAGTTGCGCCACAATGTGCGGGAACTGACGGACACCGTCAACCAGCTGCGCGATGATATCGCGCAGCTGCGCAGGCTATAG
- a CDS encoding DEAD/DEAH box helicase → MSDLHCLNDSDSDRITLHANMRGTTSPSSRYEVQATLDLSDELFLARYCSCPAFNGSQHGYGTYSSAYSPSYRNNPKYRSFDDDDDEYDYVDDYDDFGSGSTFGHVQDDDEFDSDPAGGRRYTGMCKHVAAMLLLFLDQPERFRGFKRSGVTSHILSDYMRALDAKNDNTGQSAQLDVLKRIVDAKSRLADEQRGVITQGATKTKRKSGSIIVKPGSVRLEPTLIMNRELWSLTLKIGCGDASYIIKSISKFVADMHNGAYVSYGQKLSFTHTPDMLEPFSLQLFRFLQGVVGSRAAAQLQNNYYYAPDVRIEREIMLTDGELCDLLNLFEAEPQQDYIEDVLIARGPLEAPKHEGRERARQLTPDDFAHTDDAAPGYVEVATPGESRSHTIAIFDGNPQFRFIAEYVKEGASSGVRITSNRTITDRIVGQRGVYLMSAEHNGTPTDSHMMPVSGLFRCTDSILPAVDALMTLCASNVSDGVFIAENDWPMFARTILPKLTEAGIGFDIPQEVAERMGVDCQIEFYLDRDLQGITCEAVARYGDFVFQLVPTAKALRGVINPDSRSKAALIKRDTARESFAVQVVRQLFPTWSSIDVARIREEDEQTILLLLTEGVDILRSVGQVFSTAAFDGMMMPGSPTVKVGLSIDSNLVEISPIADEVPMNEVGALLNSYRRNRRYHRFKDGTFVDLKNADLHELDQIATDLDLDEQQLDSGRITIPGYRAFLLDAQVDDDGKSESFVDYVNDVKIIDPKRYEVPRNLKNVLRPYQVEGFQWLSTLWDKGFGGILADEMGLGKSVQLLSLVEARKGSGPALIVCPASLVYNWAAECEKFTQDLTIEVVAGTKAQRRKLIAAVAQQWKNPSESNDMQRTDVVITSYDLLRRDVDDYAACRFALMALDEAQYIKNHATKLAKAVKQITAEHRFALTGTPIENRLSELWSIFDFLMPGLLGTYTKFREKYEQPIMAPGSEHSVMADKLQALVGLFIKRRLKKDVLTDLPDKFENVLTVKLEGEQRKLYAAHEQRLRATLTKTKDADFNTKKIRILAEFTLLREICCDPRLVYADAKNASAKLDAICELVSTCMDESKKVLVFSQFTSFLDLIGTRLAEQGVDFYTITGETPKKRRVELVDEFNGNDVPVFLISLKAGNTGLNLVGASVVVHADPWWNAAAQNQATDRAHRIGQTQDVNVYQIVAKDTIEERILKLQEKKSELAQQFTDGTASGGVGTLSKDDLLDLLA, encoded by the coding sequence ATGTCGGATCTGCATTGCCTGAACGACTCCGATTCCGACCGCATCACCCTGCATGCCAATATGCGGGGCACCACCTCACCGTCCAGCCGATACGAAGTGCAGGCCACGCTCGATCTCTCCGACGAACTGTTCTTAGCGCGCTACTGCTCCTGCCCCGCGTTCAACGGTTCGCAGCACGGTTATGGCACGTATTCGTCGGCATATTCGCCCAGCTACCGCAACAATCCAAAATATCGCAGTTTCGATGATGATGACGATGAATACGATTATGTCGATGATTATGATGATTTCGGTTCAGGATCGACGTTCGGTCATGTGCAGGACGATGACGAGTTCGATTCGGATCCGGCTGGGGGGCGCCGCTATACGGGCATGTGCAAGCATGTCGCCGCAATGCTGCTGCTGTTTCTTGACCAGCCCGAACGGTTCCGCGGATTCAAGCGAAGTGGCGTGACCTCGCATATCCTATCCGACTACATGCGTGCGCTGGATGCGAAGAATGACAATACCGGTCAAAGCGCGCAGCTTGACGTGCTCAAGCGCATCGTCGACGCGAAAAGCCGTCTCGCCGACGAGCAACGAGGCGTCATTACGCAAGGGGCCACGAAAACAAAACGCAAGAGCGGTTCCATCATAGTGAAACCGGGAAGCGTGCGTCTGGAGCCCACGCTGATCATGAACCGTGAGCTGTGGAGCCTGACGTTGAAAATCGGCTGCGGCGACGCAAGTTATATCATCAAAAGCATTTCCAAATTCGTAGCCGACATGCACAACGGGGCATACGTGTCATACGGACAGAAACTCTCGTTCACCCACACTCCGGACATGCTCGAACCGTTCTCGCTGCAGCTGTTCCGATTCCTGCAAGGTGTTGTTGGATCACGTGCCGCAGCGCAACTGCAGAACAACTACTATTACGCGCCAGACGTGCGTATCGAACGTGAAATCATGCTCACCGATGGGGAATTGTGCGATCTACTGAACCTGTTCGAAGCGGAACCGCAACAGGACTACATCGAAGACGTGCTGATAGCACGTGGGCCGCTGGAAGCTCCCAAGCATGAGGGGCGTGAGAGGGCGCGGCAGCTCACTCCGGATGATTTCGCCCATACGGATGACGCCGCTCCGGGCTATGTCGAAGTGGCCACGCCAGGGGAGTCCAGGTCGCATACTATCGCCATATTCGATGGCAATCCGCAATTTCGGTTCATCGCCGAATATGTGAAGGAAGGCGCTTCGTCGGGCGTGCGTATCACGTCGAACCGTACCATCACGGATCGGATTGTTGGGCAGCGGGGCGTGTACCTCATGAGTGCCGAGCATAACGGCACTCCGACGGATTCCCATATGATGCCAGTGAGCGGACTCTTCCGTTGTACCGACAGCATCCTTCCCGCAGTGGACGCGTTGATGACATTGTGCGCGTCGAACGTTAGCGATGGTGTGTTCATTGCGGAAAACGACTGGCCCATGTTCGCACGAACAATACTGCCAAAACTTACCGAAGCGGGCATTGGTTTCGATATTCCGCAGGAAGTCGCCGAACGGATGGGAGTCGACTGCCAGATCGAATTCTACTTGGACCGTGATCTGCAGGGCATCACCTGCGAGGCTGTGGCACGATACGGCGATTTCGTGTTCCAGTTGGTGCCGACCGCCAAAGCGCTACGAGGCGTGATTAATCCGGACTCGCGGTCGAAAGCGGCGCTCATCAAACGAGATACGGCCCGCGAATCATTCGCGGTGCAGGTGGTTCGCCAGCTTTTCCCGACATGGAGTTCCATTGACGTGGCGCGGATTCGTGAGGAAGACGAACAGACTATTCTGCTCTTGCTCACCGAAGGCGTGGATATCTTGCGTTCGGTCGGGCAGGTGTTCTCCACGGCCGCGTTCGACGGCATGATGATGCCAGGCAGCCCTACGGTGAAGGTCGGACTGTCCATCGACTCGAATCTGGTTGAGATTTCGCCGATAGCCGACGAAGTGCCGATGAACGAGGTCGGCGCGTTGCTGAATTCCTACCGCAGGAACCGCCGCTACCATCGATTCAAGGACGGTACGTTCGTTGATCTGAAGAATGCCGATCTGCATGAACTTGATCAGATTGCCACAGATCTTGACCTTGATGAGCAACAGCTTGATTCCGGAAGAATCACCATTCCCGGATATCGGGCGTTCCTCTTGGATGCTCAAGTTGATGACGACGGCAAAAGCGAATCGTTCGTCGACTATGTCAACGATGTGAAAATCATCGACCCGAAACGATACGAAGTGCCCCGCAACCTCAAAAACGTACTGCGCCCATACCAGGTGGAAGGCTTCCAATGGCTTTCCACCTTGTGGGACAAAGGTTTCGGTGGCATTCTCGCCGACGAAATGGGTTTGGGCAAATCCGTGCAATTGCTGTCACTGGTGGAAGCTCGCAAGGGGAGCGGTCCAGCGTTGATTGTCTGCCCGGCATCCTTGGTATACAACTGGGCTGCCGAATGCGAGAAGTTCACGCAGGATCTTACCATCGAAGTTGTGGCCGGCACGAAGGCACAACGGCGCAAGCTCATCGCAGCCGTGGCACAGCAATGGAAGAACCCCTCGGAATCCAACGATATGCAGCGTACCGATGTGGTGATCACCTCATACGATTTATTGCGCCGCGACGTGGATGATTACGCCGCCTGCCGGTTCGCATTGATGGCGCTCGATGAGGCGCAATACATCAAAAACCATGCCACGAAGTTGGCGAAAGCCGTCAAACAGATCACCGCCGAACACCGGTTCGCATTGACGGGAACCCCCATCGAAAACCGGTTGAGCGAACTGTGGAGCATCTTCGACTTCCTCATGCCCGGATTGCTGGGAACCTACACGAAGTTCCGAGAAAAATACGAACAGCCGATCATGGCACCCGGTTCTGAACATTCCGTCATGGCTGACAAACTGCAGGCTTTGGTCGGACTGTTCATTAAACGACGTCTGAAAAAAGACGTGCTGACCGATTTGCCTGACAAGTTCGAAAACGTGCTCACCGTCAAACTGGAAGGCGAACAGCGCAAACTCTATGCGGCGCACGAGCAACGGTTGCGCGCCACCCTTACCAAAACCAAGGACGCCGACTTCAATACGAAGAAGATTCGAATCCTTGCGGAATTCACACTGTTGCGCGAAATCTGTTGCGATCCGAGACTCGTCTATGCGGATGCGAAAAACGCTTCCGCCAAACTTGACGCTATTTGCGAACTCGTATCCACGTGCATGGACGAAAGCAAGAAAGTGCTCGTATTCTCGCAGTTCACTTCATTCCTTGACCTGATTGGTACACGTTTGGCTGAACAGGGCGTGGACTTCTACACCATCACCGGCGAGACACCGAAGAAACGCCGTGTGGAACTGGTGGACGAATTCAATGGCAACGATGTTCCCGTGTTCCTCATCTCGCTCAAAGCGGGCAATACGGGGCTGAACCTTGTGGGTGCGTCCGTAGTGGTGCACGCCGACCCGTGGTGGAACGCGGCCGCGCAGAACCAGGCCACCGATCGTGCGCACCGCATCGGACAGACGCAGGATGTGAACGTGTACCAGATCGTAGCCAAAGACACCATTGAGGAACGCATCCTCAAACTGCAGGAGAAGAAAAGCGAGCTTGCCCAACAGTTCACCGACGGCACCGCATCTGGAGGCGTCGGCACACTCAGCAAAGACGACTTGCTCGACCTGCTGGCATAA
- a CDS encoding energy-coupling factor transporter ATPase has product MNPDSATNTIAVELHDIRFTYDSGATWALDGVNLTVRQGERVCLAGPNGSGKSTLSRIIAGLAAPDAGHVTLLGNNVFDDSGAHADAYRSARHGIGAVFQHPEDQIVTTITEDDVAFGPENLAIAHDDIDMRIAMSLDAVDMSGQREADPTRMSGGQQQRVAIAGMLAMNPEILVLDEPTAMLDPQGRADIMHILDELQQHGTTIILVTHHRDEFVNADRIIRLDNGRIVQSARGNTASIPEMDESGTAQEDNPIAKSNIANGASKPTSAVPIIEIHNLIYQYPNSSKPVLDKLSITINEGETVAITGHNGAGKTTLARLLCALEQPQSGSITVNTIPVARQRANGNMQSLKRADREKLRATIGYVMQHPERQLFAETVAEDVAYGPRNQRLDEAQVDEHVSQAMALLHIEHLADRSPFDLSGGQQRLVAIAGVIACQPRILIMDEPTAGLDEAATTRVHNLIQTLHAQGITILIISHSQAEIDVLADRTIALDADRNVGGKVRDAEPGSAVESAGSKNLHTLGSGHAKGDVRENRSFMERLDPRVKMVGALAVMFSAFAIRSFWQLLVAALLTGMIVATSGIGVKQLFKSIHMFLALFVFCGLLNVFFVQSGNVLTNIGPIPITDDGVRIAILYACRFVAVIIVGVVFLATTTPTAITDAFEALLKPFAKIGVHAQEIALVMSLALRFLPTLGSEAKAIADAQAARGGSIETGTFVQRIKAMVSIIIPVFAGAIRHADNLSLALDARCYEEGIARTHWRVMSIAKRDIAAGGVVVAYVAALVLIAGLN; this is encoded by the coding sequence ATGAATCCTGACAGCGCCACGAACACCATCGCGGTCGAACTGCACGATATTCGTTTCACCTACGACTCCGGCGCGACCTGGGCGCTCGACGGCGTGAACCTGACCGTTCGCCAAGGCGAACGTGTATGCTTGGCAGGACCAAACGGATCGGGCAAATCCACACTTTCACGCATCATCGCAGGACTTGCCGCACCCGATGCCGGACATGTCACGTTGTTGGGAAACAACGTATTCGATGACTCCGGCGCGCACGCTGACGCTTACCGCAGCGCCCGGCATGGTATCGGGGCGGTTTTCCAACATCCGGAAGATCAGATCGTCACCACCATTACCGAGGATGATGTTGCCTTCGGTCCGGAAAACCTCGCCATTGCGCATGATGATATCGATATGCGCATCGCCATGTCACTTGACGCAGTCGACATGAGCGGACAACGAGAAGCCGATCCCACGCGAATGAGCGGAGGCCAACAGCAGCGCGTCGCCATCGCCGGCATGCTTGCCATGAATCCCGAAATCCTCGTGCTCGACGAGCCTACCGCCATGCTCGATCCGCAAGGCCGCGCCGACATCATGCATATTCTTGACGAATTGCAGCAGCACGGCACAACCATCATTCTCGTCACCCACCATCGTGACGAATTCGTCAATGCCGACCGCATCATTCGCCTGGATAACGGGCGTATCGTGCAAAGCGCTCGCGGTAATACTGCAAGTATTCCGGAAATGGACGAATCAGGCACAGCGCAAGAAGACAACCCAATTGCCAAATCCAATATTGCAAATGGCGCATCGAAGCCAACATCAGCTGTACCAATCATTGAAATCCATAATCTGATATATCAATATCCAAACAGTAGCAAGCCTGTGCTCGATAAGCTTTCCATAACCATCAATGAGGGTGAAACCGTGGCCATCACAGGGCATAACGGTGCAGGCAAAACCACCCTCGCGCGTCTTCTCTGCGCGCTGGAACAGCCGCAATCTGGCAGCATTACCGTCAACACCATTCCCGTCGCACGCCAACGCGCCAACGGCAATATGCAGTCGCTCAAGCGTGCGGACCGCGAGAAACTGCGCGCCACCATCGGCTACGTCATGCAACATCCCGAACGTCAGCTTTTCGCCGAAACCGTAGCCGAGGACGTCGCCTACGGTCCGCGCAACCAACGGCTTGATGAAGCGCAAGTGGATGAACATGTCAGCCAAGCCATGGCATTGCTGCATATTGAACATCTTGCCGACCGTTCGCCATTCGACCTTTCCGGCGGGCAGCAACGACTCGTTGCCATAGCGGGCGTCATCGCATGCCAACCGCGGATTCTCATTATGGACGAGCCGACCGCGGGACTTGATGAAGCGGCCACAACCCGCGTGCACAATCTCATCCAAACCCTCCACGCACAAGGCATCACCATACTCATCATTTCCCATTCGCAAGCGGAAATCGACGTACTTGCCGACCGGACGATCGCGCTTGACGCTGACCGGAACGTTGGTGGAAAAGTTCGTGATGCCGAGCCTGGTTCTGCTGTCGAATCGGCAGGTTCGAAGAATCTGCACACGCTTGGCTCCGGACATGCAAAGGGAGACGTCCGTGAAAACCGCAGTTTTATGGAACGGCTTGACCCGCGCGTGAAGATGGTGGGCGCGTTGGCGGTCATGTTCTCCGCATTCGCCATCCGCTCTTTCTGGCAGCTGCTCGTGGCCGCACTGTTGACCGGCATGATCGTTGCGACATCAGGCATCGGCGTGAAACAACTGTTCAAATCGATTCACATGTTCCTTGCATTGTTCGTGTTCTGCGGACTGCTCAATGTGTTCTTCGTACAATCCGGCAATGTTCTTACGAACATCGGACCGATTCCAATCACCGACGACGGTGTGCGTATCGCTATACTGTACGCCTGCAGATTCGTTGCGGTCATTATCGTCGGAGTGGTGTTCCTCGCCACCACCACGCCTACGGCCATCACCGACGCGTTCGAAGCCTTGCTCAAACCCTTCGCAAAAATAGGCGTGCACGCGCAGGAGATCGCACTGGTGATGAGCCTCGCACTGCGGTTCCTGCCCACTCTGGGAAGCGAGGCGAAAGCCATTGCGGACGCACAGGCGGCTCGAGGTGGCAGCATCGAAACGGGAACGTTCGTGCAGCGTATCAAGGCGATGGTTTCCATCATCATTCCGGTGTTCGCAGGGGCGATACGCCATGCCGACAATCTCAGTCTCGCACTCGACGCGCGATGCTATGAAGAGGGTATCGCACGCACACATTGGCGCGTGATGAGCATCGCCAAACGAGACATTGCCGCGGGCGGTGTGGTTGTGGCATATGTGGCTGCGTTGGTTCTGATCGCTGGACTAAACTGA